One region of Eupeodes corollae chromosome 1, idEupCoro1.1, whole genome shotgun sequence genomic DNA includes:
- the LOC129938373 gene encoding uncharacterized protein LOC129938373, translating to MAKLDEKIGFIGGGNMAYAIGAGLISRGIVKAIQVLVSGPHIENLQRWRDHGVTEVSEDNYVVLEKSDIIFIAVKPHILEPCAAQLRNNHISSARDKDKLFVSVLAGVNLKSLEESFSFIQGLKMIRTMPNTSMQVGEGCTVYTPGSYVKQQDLEKVHLMLNSLGVAQQVPETMIDGISGLSGCGPAFVYTIIEALADGAVKQGVPRQMALQFASQMLLGAVKTVIITGKHPAVLRDEVCSPGGATICGVYELEKGNLRSTLMTAVEKASQRAAELGKK from the exons ATGGCAAAACTAGATGAGAAAATTGGCTTCATTGGTGGCGGAAATATGGCCTATGCCATCGGAGCTGGACTCATTTCGCGTGGCATTGTCAAGGCTATTCAAGTTCTGGTGTCGGGGCCGCACATTGAGAATCTGCAACGGTGGCGCGATCACGGTGTCACCGAGGTCAGTGAAGATAACTATGTGGTGCTGGAGAAGTCAGACATTATCTTTATCGCAGTGAAGCCACACATTCTCGAGCCATGCGCTGCGCAACTGAGGAATAACCACATATCGTCGGCTAGGGATAAGGACAAGCTGTTCGTGTCGGTCCTGGCCGGGGTAAATTTAAAGAGTTTGGAGGAGTCGTTTTCTTTTATCCAAGGACTTAAGATGATCCGCACCATGCCAAATACCTCAATGCAAGTTGGCGAGGGCTGCACTGTCTACACCCCGGGCTCCTATGTCAAACAACAGGACTTAGAGAAGGTCCATCTGATGTTGAACTCGTTGGGTGTGGCGCAACAAGTTCCAGAGACTATGATCGATGGGATCTCAGGGTTGTCTGGCTGTGGACCGGCATTTGTGTATACGATCATTGAGGCTCTGGCCGATGGAGCTGTCAAGCAGGGAGTCCCACGACAAATGGCTCTGCAGTTCGCATCGCAGATGCTTCTGGGTGCAGTAAAGACAGTCATCATCACCGGTAAACACCCCGCCGTGCTGAGGGATGAAGTGTGCTCTCCTGGAGGAGCTACTATCTGCGGAGTGTATGAATTGGAAAAGGGCAATTTGAG GTCAACTCTGATGACAGCCGTGGAGAAGGCATCCCAACGCGCTGCCGAACTTGGGAAGAAGTAA
- the LOC129939159 gene encoding coiled-coil domain-containing protein 124, which yields MPKKMGLNSKAVEARERKQAIKKEAMTKAEKEAEDRLWQDNDKNLAKKKQRKEEEDRKRAEAAKRKAEAKALLDEEMSSIKTQGKQSMSKVNRMQIQEEVEKRNKNVELINAPKLPAKVVVPEPILEENLNRAMSDIVVATNVDQALAALRIEGEDKHPEKRMRAAYKAFEAVNLPIIKAENPSLRLSQWKQMLMKEWNKSPDNPFNQRD from the exons ATGCCAAAGAAAATGGGCCTAAACTCAAAAGCAGTCGAAGCACGCGAACGCAAACAAGCCATCAAGAAAGAAGCCATGACCAAAGCTGAAAAGGAAGCCGAGGATCGTCTCTGGCAAGACAACGACAAGAATTTGGCCAAAAAGAAGCAACGCAAAGAAGAAGAGGACCGTAAGCGTGCCGAGGCAGCCAAACGAAAGGCCGAAGCCAAGGCACTGCTGGACGAGGAAATGTCCTCGATTAAAACACAAGGCAAGCAATCGATGAGCAAAGTCAATCGAATGCAAATCCAAGAGGAGGTCGAGAAACGTAACAAGAATGTCGAACTTATCAATGCTCCTAAATTACCTGCTAAAGTTGTTGTACCCGAACCGATACTCGAGGAGAATCTCAATCGAGCCATGTCCGATATTGTGGTGGCGACGAATGTCGATCAGGCTTTGGCTGCTTTGAG aaTCGAAGGTGAAGATAAACATCCCGAGAAACGTATGCGAGCCGCCTACAAAGCTTTTGAAGCTGTCAACCTGCCAATCATCAAAGCCGAGAATCCCTCATTGCGCCTGTCCCAATGGAAACAGATGCTCATGAAAGAGTGGAACAAATCACCCGACAATCCATTCAACCAACGCGACTAA